One Methanobacterium formicicum DSM 3637 genomic window, AGGAAGGATATGATCAGTGTGGGCAGCAAGTATAACATGATTTCTGGTTGGATATTAGGAGATACTGCCAGTTTAACCATTAAAACCGTGGGTATAAAGTTGAATACTCCCTGAAAAATTTCAGATTTAACGAATAATGGGATGAAAAGGATGAATGTGGCAAATACCAGTACCAAAGTTATGGCAGAGTTGGCTTCCTTGGTACTGTCCACCAGCATGGATATTAGTATCCCCAATCCAATGAAAGCCAGGCCCATGAAGAACAATACCACCACCAGAAGAGCAGCATTGAATATGGGCACCCGGAGAAGATCAAGGACTGCTATCCATGCTATGCTCTGTATGAGTGAAAATAGCAGTATGGGAATTATCTTACCAATTATTACCATGTAACTGGAGAGAGGGGTCATCAGGAGTACTTCAAAGGTTTTCCTCTCTTTTTCACCAACCACACTATCAGTTACAATGTTACTGGCCATGAAGAAAGGTAGAAGGAGAATAAATGGCACTATAAATCCGTATATTACTTCCACGAAATAGGGACTGTCCAGTGCCAGTGGTACCTCTTTATCTTGATTTATTTTAATTTCCTGGAATTTAACTGGGTTTTGAATTATATTAACCTGGCTCTGGTTTAAACCTGCATTTTTAAGGGTGTTTTCGGTGTTGAAATTGTCCACTGCATCACGGATCTTGGTGGATACCACTGGATAAAATACATTAGAGTTATCCATTTGCACCACTACCTCTCCTGATGGGGAAAGATCAACAACTGCCACCAGCTTCTTTCCAAGTTCAGTTTTAGCTTCATCAGTGGTGTTATAATAATTTAAAGTTATTTTCTCATCTTCCAAGTACTTTGAAAGGCTTGAACCCTCCAGGTTCTGAGGTAAACCAATGTTAAGAGCAGATGTAACCCCAGTCTGATCCAGTAGAGTCGGGTCACTGGCCACAGCAGCTACCGCCACCAGGCCCACTGCCCCGATGATTATGAAAACCTGAACCAAAACCACCAGTAAGTATATCCTATTTTGTAGGATATCCCTGGCTTCTTTTATGGCCAGTGCCTTGATTTTCCAGATGCTGGTGGGAATTTTCATGATTTAGGTCCTAGTTTAACTATCTCTTTTTAATACGGAAAAATTGTAGTGTGAGTTTTACCGGTCCCGGACGTGGCCCAAATAGAACATCATCCCGCCCAAAGAGCCATGCTGCAATTTTAAAAAATATTATGCTTAAAATAATTACAGCTGTCACTGACATGAGAATTTCTGGTATGGAAATGGCTTCCCCTGCAAATAAACGCATAACCGCAGTCATGGGAGAAATATTAGCAGAAAAGCTTTTTCGAGATATGTATGCCAGTGCAGGGACAATCAAAAATCCAACCACGATGATGTAGGCGAAGGTTAATCCGATTCCTGCTTCCTTGTAATTTTTGGCATAAGCTCCAATTATGGATGTGAGGCCCACTATTGGTATGGCAGTGAGCACCACCAGGAGATAAACTGGTATAACATTGTTTATGGTGAAACCCGCTGCTATGAGGACAGCTATCCACATAGCCACCTGCAGTGCAGATATGGCAACTACGGCAAGTCCCTTACCCAGCAAAATCTCACCAGGAGATATGGGCATGGCAACTAATATTTCACCAGTTTTACGCTCCTTTTCCCCCACCACACTGTCAATGATTATGTTACCAAATAAAAAAAGAGGAAGGAACAACAGCACCACCAGCATCACCTTCTTGATGATCTGCATAGGAAGCGATTCCCCAGTGTTTTCCTCATTAATTCCAGTTTGAGAGCTGGTATTGGAAGGATTAGCTGATTGTAAATAGGATTGAGTTAAAGCAGAGGATAATGATTTGGTGGTGGTGTTGATGGAATCTCTAACCACACTCCTCCTGGGATCTGAGTAATCAAGATAGAGCACCGTATCCACTACTTCCCCATTCTGTATCCTCTGAATTGAGTCTGATGAAACCGTGTAAAATCCATTGGTTTCACCAGTTTCAAGGCGAAGGAGAGAACTGTTACCATTGGTGGAATATATCTTTATTATTTCAGGGTCTATGCTTTTTTTAAAATACCCTCCAGGGTCATCCACATCCAGAGTGGCAAAATCAACCAGGGAGGGAGTTATAGAAAGTCCTTTTTCCGACTCTATGTTGGTTGCAAAGGAATTGAACATGAAGATCAGCATAGCCAGGACTGATAACTGCATAAAAAAGATTAAAATGAATTTCTTACTCTTGAGAGTGTTTTTAAACTCCCAACGAGTGATGATGCTGAAATTCATGTTGATTTTCATGTTTTATGCCTTTAATTCTTAGTATTCGGACGAAATACGGAGAATAATAATAATACAAAGTGAAAATATTCTCCAAATTGGATTCCAATGCCAATCCAAACTTCACTGCGTAGTCTGGATGAATACATCATCCAGAGTGGGTTCTTTGGTGTTCACGGAGATGGCCTGTTCACCAAAAATATCGATTATAGAGGATATATCCTCCCGGGAGCGTAAGGATATCAAGAACTGGTTACCCTCCAAGTTCACTCCCTCCACAGAGTCAAAGGCCAGTATCTGATCTTTTTGAATTTTTTGGGGTTCATTAACCCGAACCTGCAGGATTATATCACCGTGTATTTTCTCCTTCAAAGATTCAGGAGTTCCCATATTACGAATTTTCCCTTGATTTAAGATTGCAACCCGATCACAAAGTAAATCTGCCTCATCCATGTAATGAGTGCATAAAATAACAGTCTTATCCCCTTTAAGCTCTTTGATGAAGTTGCGAATGGCCCGGGAAGTGGCTGGGTCCAGACCCATGGTGGGTTCATCAAATATTATAACTTCAGGATCATGGATCAGTGCCCTGGCAATTCCAATTCTCTGACGCAGCCCCTTGGAAAACGTGTTGATCTGATCATCGGCACGGTGGCTCATCCCCACCAGCTCCAGGAGCTCATCTATCCTGCCATTAATCTCATTTTTAGGGACACCATACAGTTCACCGAAGTACTTTAAAAGGTCCCGTGCTTTGAAACGCTCATAAAGGTTAGGTTCCTCCGGTAAGTACCCGATCATGGATTTGATTTTGATCTGGTCATGATAAATGCTGTACCCCCCCACAGTTACGTTCCCCGAGTCGGGTTGAAGTATACAGCAAATAATCCGAATAGCCGTGGTTTTTCCAGCACCGTTGGGTCCGATTATTCCCAACAATTCACCTTTTTCTATTTCCAGATTCAAATTTTCCAGTGCCCTGATGCGTCCGAAAGACTTGTTTAAAGAGTCTATTTTAATCATTACATTGTCCGAGCTCAAGTCCACATCTCCATCACGGGATTTGATTAATAATTCCTTTAATATAACTCCTCTTTATTACTTGATTTTATCTTCTTTATTTATTTAACCAAAATCATAGTTTGACCTACTTAATGTAAACAGTTTAACACTGCCCAGTAATTTAAAACCATCCCCTTAAAAGAATCACCAGCCCAATGGTTATCATCACAAATGGAAGAATATAATGGCCATAATTTTTAATTTTATCCCCTAAAATGGAATTGTTTACCAGTTTAAATCCTAAAAAGCACCAAACTCCAACCATGAACAGGAAGGTGATGGCAGTTAAGAACAAGCTATGAAGCCCCATACTGGCAAAAAGAGGCATGTAAATCCCTAAATTATCACCACCATTGGCCAGGGTAACTAAAGCCACTGGTAAGATCTTTTGACCAAATTTGTATTTGTTGAAGTCCGGAGTTTCTCCTGAATCATCTGATTCCGGATTTTTAAGGTAGATTAAGCTCCTAATTCCAATGACAATGGGGATAATTCCAAGTAAACTGATCCATCGAGGTGGAATAATGAACTGGGCGAAATATGCCAGGGAACTAACTGTTAATAGAATGACAAATCCTAAATACTGGCCCAAAACCACATCTTTCGTCCTGAAATGTGGATTTACAAAGAAAGCTGCAAGAATAAACATGTCATCCAGGTTGGTGGATATAAATGCAAAAATTGCAGTTAAAATTATTATAGTTTCCATTTAAATCCTTTAATTAACCTTTTAAATAGTTTATTATAGAATTAAGGCCTTAAATTTAGATTATACGCTCTTTAAATTAAATATACATATCTACCACTTAAATTCCATCTAACATTATTATAAATAGGGAGATATAACAACCTTTAACTAGATTTTATATGTTCCAATATAAGTAAAAATTTCAGATTTAGGAAATACCCAAAGAGTTAGGGCATTCCAAAGTCCACCATAATAATTAAGAAATATGATAAATCGGTTTAAAAGTGCGTAATGAATATAAAAAAGAGGTCAAAAGCTTTAAATATACAATTAATATGTTTAAATCGTATTTAAAGTCAATCATAAAATTATCCAAACGTACCCCTCCACAGATGATGAAAATGTTTTTATCCAAACTCATGCCCCTGGATGATGCCCAGAAAATCATCAATACTTTCACAGAATCCACGGACGTAGAAGAAATTTCATTAGAAGAAGCTTATCAAAGAGTGAATGCTCAGGAAATCATCAGTACTTTGAATTCACCACCTTTTGATCGTTCAGCCATGGATGGCTATGCTCTGCTTGCTGAAGATAGTTTTGGCCACTCTGAAACCAATCCATTCCAGCTGAAAGTGATGGATCGAATAGGGGCTGGGCAAAAGTCAGATCTGAAACTGAAACCTGGTGAAGCAATTAAAATATCCACCGGGGCCCCAATACCTTCCGGTGCAAATGCAGTAGTCATGGAGGAGTTCACCCATGAAGAGGGAGACATTATCCACGTGGAAACATCCCTGACACCCGGCGAGAATGTATCCCCTGCAGGAGAGGACTTTAATAAGGGAGATACTGTACTAGAAAAGGGTAAACTCCTGGGACCTGCAGAACTGGCCATCATTGCCTCAGCAGGTTTTGACCATGTTTCAGTGTATAAAAAACCCAGGATAGCTGTTCTTATAACTGGAAGCGAACTGGTGATGCCTAAAAAAGATCTTGAAGGGGCAGAAATAATTAATTCCAATCACTTTACCATTAAATCTATGGTAGAAAGCTGTATGGCAGTTCCTGAAATGTTCCACTCCATTGATGATGCCCAGCTGGTGGAAGAACGCTTTAATGAATTGTTAAAGGATTACGATACCCTCATAACCACAGGAGGCACTGCTATAAGTAAAGGAGATGTTGTGGTGGATGTAGCTCAAAAATTAGGCGAAGTTCATGTTCATGGAGTGTCTTTAAGACCAGGTAAACCCTTTGGTTTCGCACAGGTTCAGGGAAAACCTGTTTTTATGTTATCTGGTTTTCCAGTGGCTGCTATGGTACAGTTCGATGTTTTCGCCAGGGAGGCATTACTCAAAATGCAGGGATTTAAACGGAACCCGTTGTTAGTCCATAAAAAGGCAGCGAGAAAGATAGCTTCCACTCTGGGCAGAACTGATTACATAAGGGCCCGGATGGAAGGTGAGATGGTCCATCCTCTGAAGATAAAGGGATCAGGGATCATTAGATCAATGGTGGAATCTGATTCGTACATTATAATCCCGGAAAACCTGGAAGGGATTGAAGAAGGGGACCAATGCCAGATTCTCCCTTATCATTCTCTAAAAGCTTAAAGCATTGAAGTTACTTATTCAATACAAAGGTGATCTTGTTTGAACGTTTTATGGTACTACATCATTTTCTTTATCAGTGTCTATATTGTAGCCATTTTATTCCGAAATAAGCTAAAAGTGGACGTTTATGGACCCATTCTTATGAGAAGGACCCAAAAAATGAAGGGATGGATTGATTCCATAGCCCAGGCAAGCCCCAGATTCTGGCGCTGGACTATGAACATAGGCATCCCTGCATCAGTCATCTGCATGGGAATAATGGTTTACCTGTTAATATTGTCCTTAAAGTACATGTTACAGGCCCCCCAGGCAGCGCTTCTTTTACCCGGAGTTGATATTCCTGGATCCCCCATATACATTCCTATCTTCTCAGGAATAGTCGCCCTTGCCCTATTGATGGTAGTTCACGAGTTTGGACATGGAATTCTGGCCAGGGCACAGGGAGTGGGAGTTAAATCCATTGGTGTGATCTTAGTGGCAATACTGCCCGGAGCATTTGTGGAACTGGATGAAGAAGATGTTGAAAAGGCCAAAAGATCGGTTAAACTGCGAATATATGCTGCAGGATCCATGTTCAACCTGGGACTGGCAGCAATTGCCTGGGTGGTGTTAATCATCCTGACCATGTCATTTATCCCCTATGCATTCCAGTCAGATGGACTGAAAATTACCAGTGTGACCCCTGGAGGCCCTTCAGAAGGCATACTTCAGGATGGAATGGTTATTCAAAGTATTAATGGATATTCTGTTGGTAACCGGACTGCAGCCAATAAATTCTTAAATAATACCAGCCCGGGAGATAAAATAACTTTAACAACTAATCAGGGCACCTACACTGTTACATCAACTGGTAATCCCAACAATGCATCGACAACCTATATTGGAATTCGGGGAGACACCAACCTGGTGGTTAAACCCTCTGTTGCCCAGACCTATGGAGATGTGATCCCCTGGTTCTTATACAACCTGGCTGATCTGTGTTACTGGATATACGCCCTGAACATTATGGTAGGACTGTTTAACCTCCTCCCAATGAAACCCCTGGACGGGGGGATTATATTTGAGGAACTGCTCCGATACAAAATACCCGAAAATATAACTGGAAAAATCGTTTCCTGTGTTTCATGGTTGATGATCGGAATTGTAACACTTTTAATAGTTTATGGAACAGTTCCAGGAATAATGCAGATGTTTTAATCATTAAACATCTTATTTTCCCTATTTAAACTATTCTTTTTGGTCTTCTGGAAATAAAATATTAGAATTAGAACAAATAGCCTTATTAACGTTGAAAAACTAAAAAGGCTGCATTATGATCTTGCATTCCCCAATTTATAGAGAATTAACTTTATTCTCAGTTTTTTTTGATTTACTTCATTCAGTTCTTTTCCTGCATTTAAAACAAATGTCCCCTTCATCACTATTTTCATCCCGGTTTGTGCTGAAAATTATTCCACATTTTTTACACTGGACTTTCCTAAGAACTGAAGAAGAACGGGGTACTGCTGGTTTTTTGCACTGGCAAGTCACCCCTAATTTTATCTTACTCTTTCTTTTTGCCATATTAACCATTAGTGGTAATTTTCATTTTTACTCAGGATGGAATTTTTACTCATGAATGGAATAAAATATTTCAAAGGTGGTGCTGATCTAAAAACATTTATCCTCTAACAAACATTATTCAGGGATAAATTATAAATTAATTAGTGTAAGTTTTGATAGTGATCTAAAAAAAGGTGAACATCTTAATGAAAATTGTCATCATTGGAGGAGGAGCGGGTGGACTGTCCACTGCCTCCAACATAAGAAAATACGATAAAAAAGCTAAAATAACCGTTATTACCAGGGATGAAAACATAGCCTACTCCCCCTGTGCTATTCCCTACGTTCTCTCTGGCCAGGTAGACCAGTTCCAGGACATCATCATGCACCAGCCCGAAGATTACCTGGAAAGGGATATTAAAGTTATAACCCGTGCAGAGGTAGTGGAAGTTTCCACATCTCTGAATATAATACGATATAATTTACTAGAATCTGATTCTAATTCTCTTCAGGATGAATCATACGATTTACCCTATGATTATCTGGTAATTGCAACTGGAGGAGCACCGATAACTCCACCTATTGAAGGAGCCGATTTAAAAGGAGTATTCAAGATCAGGACCATTGGAGATGGGGAAACCATTAAAGAATGGGCCCAACACAGCAGTAAAGTGGTGGTGGTTGGAGCAGGACTTATCGGTCTGGAAATAGCCTTTGGCCTTAAAAAGATGGGTCTGGATGTTACTGTAAATGAGATGCTGCCCCAAATCGTTCCCAGATCTCTGGATCCCAGTATGGCCACCATTGTACAGAAGTACCTGGAAAGTGAGGGCATAAAAGTTATCCTGGGCAAGGGAATGGAGAAAGTGGCAGGCCAGGACCAGGTGGAAGGAGTTATTTTTGAAGATGACGTTTTAGAAGCTGATATGATCATCATGGCCACTGGAGTTCGCCCTGAAACCAAACTGGCTAAAATGGCAGGTTGCGAACTGGGAAGATGGGCAGTGAAGGTTAACCAGAAAATGCAAACCTCAGTCCCCAATATCTACGCAGTG contains:
- a CDS encoding ABC transporter permease, which encodes MKIPTSIWKIKALAIKEARDILQNRIYLLVVLVQVFIIIGAVGLVAVAAVASDPTLLDQTGVTSALNIGLPQNLEGSSLSKYLEDEKITLNYYNTTDEAKTELGKKLVAVVDLSPSGEVVVQMDNSNVFYPVVSTKIRDAVDNFNTENTLKNAGLNQSQVNIIQNPVKFQEIKINQDKEVPLALDSPYFVEVIYGFIVPFILLLPFFMASNIVTDSVVGEKERKTFEVLLMTPLSSYMVIIGKIIPILLFSLIQSIAWIAVLDLLRVPIFNAALLVVVLFFMGLAFIGLGILISMLVDSTKEANSAITLVLVFATFILFIPLFVKSEIFQGVFNFIPTVLMVKLAVSPNIQPEIMLYLLPTLIISFLIFVGTVRSFRHERAIRL
- a CDS encoding ABC transporter permease, whose translation is MKINMNFSIITRWEFKNTLKSKKFILIFFMQLSVLAMLIFMFNSFATNIESEKGLSITPSLVDFATLDVDDPGGYFKKSIDPEIIKIYSTNGNSSLLRLETGETNGFYTVSSDSIQRIQNGEVVDTVLYLDYSDPRRSVVRDSINTTTKSLSSALTQSYLQSANPSNTSSQTGINEENTGESLPMQIIKKVMLVVLLFLPLFLFGNIIIDSVVGEKERKTGEILVAMPISPGEILLGKGLAVVAISALQVAMWIAVLIAAGFTINNVIPVYLLVVLTAIPIVGLTSIIGAYAKNYKEAGIGLTFAYIIVVGFLIVPALAYISRKSFSANISPMTAVMRLFAGEAISIPEILMSVTAVIILSIIFFKIAAWLFGRDDVLFGPRPGPVKLTLQFFRIKKR
- a CDS encoding ABC transporter ATP-binding protein; amino-acid sequence: MIKIDSLNKSFGRIRALENLNLEIEKGELLGIIGPNGAGKTTAIRIICCILQPDSGNVTVGGYSIYHDQIKIKSMIGYLPEEPNLYERFKARDLLKYFGELYGVPKNEINGRIDELLELVGMSHRADDQINTFSKGLRQRIGIARALIHDPEVIIFDEPTMGLDPATSRAIRNFIKELKGDKTVILCTHYMDEADLLCDRVAILNQGKIRNMGTPESLKEKIHGDIILQVRVNEPQKIQKDQILAFDSVEGVNLEGNQFLISLRSREDISSIIDIFGEQAISVNTKEPTLDDVFIQTTQ
- a CDS encoding cadmium resistance transporter, whose product is METIIILTAIFAFISTNLDDMFILAAFFVNPHFRTKDVVLGQYLGFVILLTVSSLAYFAQFIIPPRWISLLGIIPIVIGIRSLIYLKNPESDDSGETPDFNKYKFGQKILPVALVTLANGGDNLGIYMPLFASMGLHSLFLTAITFLFMVGVWCFLGFKLVNNSILGDKIKNYGHYILPFVMITIGLVILLRGWF
- the glp gene encoding gephyrin-like molybdotransferase Glp — translated: MFLSKLMPLDDAQKIINTFTESTDVEEISLEEAYQRVNAQEIISTLNSPPFDRSAMDGYALLAEDSFGHSETNPFQLKVMDRIGAGQKSDLKLKPGEAIKISTGAPIPSGANAVVMEEFTHEEGDIIHVETSLTPGENVSPAGEDFNKGDTVLEKGKLLGPAELAIIASAGFDHVSVYKKPRIAVLITGSELVMPKKDLEGAEIINSNHFTIKSMVESCMAVPEMFHSIDDAQLVEERFNELLKDYDTLITTGGTAISKGDVVVDVAQKLGEVHVHGVSLRPGKPFGFAQVQGKPVFMLSGFPVAAMVQFDVFAREALLKMQGFKRNPLLVHKKAARKIASTLGRTDYIRARMEGEMVHPLKIKGSGIIRSMVESDSYIIIPENLEGIEEGDQCQILPYHSLKA
- a CDS encoding site-2 protease family protein, with protein sequence MNVLWYYIIFFISVYIVAILFRNKLKVDVYGPILMRRTQKMKGWIDSIAQASPRFWRWTMNIGIPASVICMGIMVYLLILSLKYMLQAPQAALLLPGVDIPGSPIYIPIFSGIVALALLMVVHEFGHGILARAQGVGVKSIGVILVAILPGAFVELDEEDVEKAKRSVKLRIYAAGSMFNLGLAAIAWVVLIILTMSFIPYAFQSDGLKITSVTPGGPSEGILQDGMVIQSINGYSVGNRTAANKFLNNTSPGDKITLTTNQGTYTVTSTGNPNNASTTYIGIRGDTNLVVKPSVAQTYGDVIPWFLYNLADLCYWIYALNIMVGLFNLLPMKPLDGGIIFEELLRYKIPENITGKIVSCVSWLMIGIVTLLIVYGTVPGIMQMF
- a CDS encoding NAD(P)/FAD-dependent oxidoreductase, with protein sequence MKIVIIGGGAGGLSTASNIRKYDKKAKITVITRDENIAYSPCAIPYVLSGQVDQFQDIIMHQPEDYLERDIKVITRAEVVEVSTSLNIIRYNLLESDSNSLQDESYDLPYDYLVIATGGAPITPPIEGADLKGVFKIRTIGDGETIKEWAQHSSKVVVVGAGLIGLEIAFGLKKMGLDVTVNEMLPQIVPRSLDPSMATIVQKYLESEGIKVILGKGMEKVAGQDQVEGVIFEDDVLEADMIIMATGVRPETKLAKMAGCELGRWAVKVNQKMQTSVPNIYAVGDCVEVVDAITGQPTQSPLGSTAVRQAKIAAKNIAGVESEFKPVLNAMVSKIGELEFGSVGLTESFATHNGLEVICGKSRALTKARYYPGAKRIDVLMICDLKGRIIGCQLIAKERVAERVDTMALAIAKGVTCQELATTEFSYAPPVSMVIDPIILAAEDACEKLKQFHTTRNNNCG